The Sphaeramia orbicularis chromosome 16, fSphaOr1.1, whole genome shotgun sequence genome window below encodes:
- the rnf183 gene encoding E3 ubiquitin-protein ligase RNF183, translated as MSDRRGPDGHSNRRPVQNVKPRMSNKGDNWKKPEKPTRARRSRSIDSERGDRGRRRDRQQGEPRRRGRSEEARGRDRREGESDRKKPRPPEDDVDDTECAICFCSYDNIFKTPKLLACGHTFCLECLARINVSSVELKSLSCPVCREVTELRHGKDLPRLGNNQDIIDKLPPEMHRALSIRFKRSKGKLVLKSLPPTSPTSPTSPTTLNSLSLPVKNSQVTAGDDVHLNAMEQGMPPTTVVDVGRPPNQVRGRLRRLFRSDRCYYAVVASIVTITVALMLVGILAFVIIPHVTLHTRPVLGGNHTVQGQPGGPRP; from the coding sequence ATGAGTGACAGACGTGGACCAGATGGACACTCCAACCGCAGACCGGTCCAAAATGTCAAACCCAGAATGAGCAACAAGGGTGATAACTGGAAGAAGCCGGAGAAGCCCACCAGGGCCAGGAGGTCCAGGAGCATCGACTCAGAGAGAGGAGACCGGGGCCGCAGGAGAGACCGGCAGCAGGGGGAGCCCAGGAGGAGGGGCCGGAGCGAGGAGGCCCGGGGACGAGACCGGAGGGAGGGGGAGAGCGACCGCAAGAAACCCAGACCACCTGAGGATGATGTGGATGACACCGAGTGCGCCATCTGCTTCTGTTCCTATGACAACATCTTCAAGACTCCAAAGCTGCTGGCATGCGGACACACGTTCTGCTTGGAGTGTCTGGCGCGGATCAACGTGTCCTCCGTGGAGCTCAAGAGCCTGTCCTGCCCCGTGTGCCGGGAGGTGACGGAGCTCCGCCACGGAAAGGACCTGCCCCGGCTCGGAAACAACCAGGACATCATCGACAAGCTTCCCCCGGAGATGCACCGCGCCCTCTCCATCCGCTTCAAGCGCAGCAAAGGGAAGCTGGTCCTGAAGAGCCTACCCCCCACCAGTCCCACCAGTCCCACCAGTCCCACAACACTCAACTCCCTCTCCCTGCCAGTCAAGAACAGCCAGGTGACAGCAGGTGATGACGTCCACCTGAACGCCATGGAGCAGGGAATGCCCCCGACCACCGTGGTGGACGTGGGCAGACCACCCAACCAGGTCCGGGGTCGTCTGCGGAGGTTGTTCCGCTCGGACCGCTGCTACTATGCGGTGGTGGCCTCCATCGTCACTATCACCGTGGCCCTGATGCTGGTGGGGATTCTGGCTTTTGTCATCATACCACATGTTACACTTCACACAAGGCCTGTTCTTGGAGGGAACCATACGGTGCAAGGACAACCGGGTGGACCGAGACCATGA